The Alnus glutinosa chromosome 3, dhAlnGlut1.1, whole genome shotgun sequence nucleotide sequence GATACTTATATAAAACCTAGGTACTCTATGTGATATAAACAGAAACATGAGGTACTCTATGTGATACTGCCTGAAGGGCAATGGAATAAATTGTTTTTACCCAAAATTTGAGCACAGCGTGTACATTTGTTGACAAATTGCAGCATGAAcggatattgtttgtgttttacattaaaaactTGTTAAAACCCATACGGAGGTACTATTTGTGATACTTATATAAAACCTAGATACCTACTATGATATAAATGGAAACATGAGGTACTCTCTGTGATGCTTActgaatttcaattaaataaattatttcgaCCCTAAATTTGAGCACTTAGTGTGCATTTGTTGACCAATTGCAGCATGAAGGGATATTGTTTGTGCTTTACATTTAAAACTTGTTAAAACCCATACGGAGGTACTATGTGTGATACTTATATAAAATATAGGTACCTACTATGATATAAATGGAAACATGAGGTACTCTCTGTGATACTGCTTGAAGGGCAATGGAATAAAATTGTTTAGACCCAGAATTTGAGCACAGAGTGTACAATTGCAGCATGAAGGGATATTGTTTGACATAACATATTAACAATATTTCTCCAGCAGCTCCATCCATAAAACTTACATACTTCtcataaatatacaaaatacatatcCAAACTACATAATCTACAATTCATATCTCAaactacatttcatttcataagtGCAACACAAGCAATCAACAGAATTATAAACCATGAGAAGAACAAAGCATACatcaaaaatttctctcttgtcCTATAGctgtcattttccttctctagacACCTGATGATTTCCATTTGTTTATCATCCCACTTCTGTGATTGCCTAACTCTTTCCATGCAACTGACATTTTCATTCTCCAAATCTTTAACCCTTGCTACCAAAGTACCATTTGCATCCTCTACTTCGTTAAGCTTCTTGGTAATCTCATCTAAAACCTCCACACCCCTTGCACAAGTTGGCTTGTCCagccatttgaaaaatttgcgtGCAGCTTTTGTCTGCATGTTGAAGTGTAGCATTCAGTCAGCAAAAACTCACGACCGAGTATctataattataacaaaatgcttactcttgagttgtaagtggcgcaaccccaaaatcttcttccaGGGTTTTCCCTAGTCCACGAGGTCTTCAAAGGGGCGGGTAAATCGCAGAAACAGAAATAGGATATGTCAACACGGCCCACTGAGGACGATCCGGATGATGACTTCAAGGAACGgacaacacaaaacacataacaaacaaaaaattgtctaaatcttcaaacggaaattaaggaaaaaattaaaaaattacaaattttttaaaaaaaattgagcctAAGAACCGACCTTGTCTACACCACGGGAAACTTCCTTCCCTTTGGAATCTCGTGTGCGACAAGAAGCCATCAACTTTTATAACCTCATCACTTTGCCCAACTACCGACAAgcatttgttccaaaaaccaaaacaaagattcaATCGACAAGCACAATacacaatccatatatatatataggacgaaacaaacttctaaaaacacaaaaatgggcaaaataccTCGGAATGTGCCGACCTGATGAGCGAGCGAAATCCACTTCCTTCGACGTCCGGCCGAGGTTAGGTGAAATCCCCTTTCTTCGATGTCcgggagggagtcggccggtTCTGTGCAGTCGACGGGAGAGAAATCGAGCGACAGTCCGGGAGTCcgggagggagtcggccggtCGAGAGAGAGTCGGCCGAGGGGgattttagggattagggttcttcacttcttcacttcacaagttaattttagggattttgatttctttctcagattaacgatgaaatgatttaagtttttttgtttgaaatatttgagtttcagttttgagtttcttaaattgcaaaaaatagttttccccccaaaatgaagaaatgacgtgggtgtgtgatgtggaggtgtttgggtgatttggaaaTTAAGTGAATGCTGACTTGTTTCACTGGACAGATGTCGAcattctagtggtgctaagtgtcagtgacgtggcgagccgttagtttttggacggagaagttaaccgaggtacttatttggtcatttccaaaaatttaggtattttctgtgatgcgaattgaaactcagggactaaaaaataaagttgcaaaaactcagggactaaaaaggtgtttatccctaataataataataattataacaattataATAGTAAAAGGAAGCTTGGACAGTAAAGACtaaagaaacaaatgaaaaaggttttacaaaaagaaaaaaaaaatgcattgatTTTGGCAAATCCATCGTGAAACATgatatcttaataataataataattattataacaATTATAATAGTAAAAAGAATTTCTAGAGGACAAAAGCTTGGACTGTAAGGACTTAAGAAAccaatgaaaaagattttacaaaaagaaaaggaaaaaggcaTTGCTTTTGGCAAAGCCATCGTGAAACATgatatcttaataataataataataataataattataacaattataATAGTAAAATGAATTTCTAGAGGACAAAAGTTTGGATCGtaaatactaaaaaaacaaatgaaaaaggtTTTACAAAAACCTATCTCTACCACTGTTAGACACCCTTTTCTTACCAGCCAATTTTTAAAGATAATTCTACCCGAATACAATTTAACCTTTACAAGACGATTTTCAATGTTGAATTGTACTTGAGTACAATTTTAACGGTGTACATAAGATCTTGATCACCCCTCCCTTACAATGCTATTTTTAAATGCGAGTTCTACTTATGTACAATCTTAACCATATGTATATGAATTTTTAGACACTTTCTCCTTACAAGTCAATTTTCAAAAGTGAGTTCTACATTAGATTTGTATTATAAAAcgtaaaaaacaaatttacatttttaaaccGTAAGGAGTGTGTTTGctcaaaatacaaattttttcattttaactaCTAATTTTTCAATACAATTCTGGTACCATCCCACCATCAATCATCGATCTCTCTTCTATTACAATTCTTGGTGGGGGAGATAATCAAATCCAATGAAGTCTTCCGTGGGACCTGGGGATAACTCTTGTTGATTTCCATGCAGTAACCAATTTACTGGCTCCATTCTCCTCCTTCAATATCCAATGCCTCAAATATTGCAAACAACAGTATTATGGGGAACGTACCTTCTTTGAAAAAGTTGCATAGGCTTCGATTGTAACAATTTAAGAAAAAACGCTATTTAtatctaaattattattttaaaaaaactaattaatttgaaacttttttaaaattctttataaagtccagtttaaCTTAGTAACTAGACAATGTGAAACTTgatattcataaatatttttataaacttcttACTTTATGTgaattattcatttcttttttatatgagACTGGGAGTTCGATGAATATAATGGTTAAGCACTAGCTACAACCACCTAGGAAGTGGGGGAGCTGATGACTTTGAGTCTTTCCCTCTCCTACCAGGTCCCCTTCTCACCTATCATTTCTAGGTAATTTTAGACTGAGTTAATAGAGCTGTCAACATGAATGTTTCCACTAGTTTCTTCAGATATTTAACGTCTGTTTGGTTTGGTAATTTTAAAGCGTttcagttaaaaaaataaaaaataaaaataaaaatacaggtAAATATTGTTTGATAAATTAAATGCTCAACTTTTAAAATCGTGTAAATTATATGTTATAGGCTAAATTGCCACCTATCTTCCTAGATTTTTCATAAAGGTTATACGAAATTTTTGAGTACATTTTAATCAGCAGGCTTTGGGCAAGACGTAGAATGCCTATGTGTTATAATGGATTGTGATTAAATTTTACTGTGATTAACATGACAGTGTCAAATAAATACCCACGTCACTTTGTAAATTCTAGTCTCACTTATATATAACTAAATTTGACCACGAGTACCACGTGAATTACTACGTGACGACTggtttgtttggcaagtgatattacagaacagaacagagtagtgggttgttagtttttgaaattagtaaaaagtgatgatgtgatataaaataaaaaaaaattgtataaaaaagtaaaaaagttttgtattgtagtgaatttttttatttgaatagtaataaaaaattattatgtgatataaaaaagtgaaaaaagtgaaaatgttttgatgttgattagtagtgaaaagtataaaaaaatggaaaaaaaaaaaaaaaaaaaaaaaaaaaaaggtacataaATAGTACTGTAATGTATTGTTTCTTGACAAACAACCCCGACACTGCAATAAGTACAGATACAAAACACGACCGCATGAGACGGAGGACAGCATTAATCACAGACTCACAGCTAGTGCCGGTCGTTGCAGACCTAAAAAGTTGCAGAAAATCCCAAAGTTGCTGCTCTTTCTGATTAGTTTCCAGCTGTCGTAGGTCGGTTGACCTGAATGTCTGAGACCAACGAATAGGAAGAGTTTGCATGGATTGGGTCCAGGTTCAACATTACCGGGTTGTTTGGCAAAGATAGGTACATAATATAGGAGtgaaattgttaattttaaaattaataagaaataatgatatgatataaagtaattaaaaaaaatttgtataggaaaataaaaaaaaaattatattttagtaaatttttaatttaaatagtaataaaaaattattgatgtgatataaaaaataaaaaaataaaaaaaatgttttaatgtgtATTGTTGtcgaaaaaaatgaaaaagtgaaaaaaagtacAATGAATAGTGCCAAGCACCATCCTGTTTTCTAACAagacttaccaaacaaggcttACATTACAGAGCTGCCCCTTTGAcaattctctctcctctttttttctttatttttacttttttaaaaaaattatttttattatttaaataaaaaattcactacaatacaatttttatttttaaccttttttatataaattcttcaTACTTTAAATTACATTAACCATTTTTTACTaccattaatttttattttattttttttcgtccTTGAGGAGTAGGGGTTGCCCAATAAGGCGAATTTGGATGGACCACTTTGTGTCATGCACTCcttcattattttttagagCATCTTTCTGTACCACGACGCTTCATTATGATCTGTAACGTCTGTTTCTACGGATGTTACTTCTCCTGCTTCTGGCCAGAAAATAAAGCAAATAGTTTCATCTCCCACACCCATAACATCTTATTTTAGCAATTTTTATCTTTGGGGGCTAAAATAACTaatcaatttattaaaatgtcattttatccaattatataaattaaatgcaaAATACATTTGTGATGCGTTGAGGAATGGTGCAAATCTATACGTGGAGTTGTACTTTTCACACATGCATCtcgttttttatttgtttctttcttccgctcttcttttccttatttctcTCACCAAAACTCATTTATGttataacaatattttaatatatctCTGAATctgaaaaattgtatttcagaatatatttatatgacaaaagatatttgttatttttaaggtCATACTTATACGAATCACCTCAGATGAGATTAAAAATTTTGCTAACTTAATTTATAGCAaataattatcccaaaaaaattaccatgttaaaaaaattacttatcgttgaaaaaatatataagaactaaaataaagaaagataaaaaaaaaatatttaatgatataatgaaataatagataatcgAATGTAtggtactttttaaaatttctttgttaaaataaattttgataactactttacatataaaaatgTATAGAAAAAAAACTTTACATAACAATTGTATAATAACTAATGTACACCGATCAGTCCTCAAATGCATAGGTGGTTGATAGTGCTCTTCTAGGGATGAGCATCACCTGCAACTTTCTGTTCAAGCGTAGGATAGACTAATCACTAATGCCGCGTCCAATGTCGGTAGAAACCTTTTAAGCAGCAAATGCCAGCTGCCAGCAATTGCAAAtggaaatatctaaaaaatataaaaaatcacaaatgtGGAAAAAAAACTTTCATATGATTTGATTGAGTACTGATCCTTGTTACATTAATCTATTataaaattactttaaaaaaaatttaatataaaattacaagTATTTTGCTATTTGACCAGAGCCAGCGTGGCTGGTGAGCGGAAGCTGGCCCATACGTACCCCGACAAgtggagagaaaaatgaaaaggaaaacagagagaacaaagaaaaagagggaaagagaaacaaaaaaaagaaaaagaaagggtggAACCTGGCAATTTTGGGCCCCGTTGtgtacatcaattttgagaagagttcatttatttaattagctCACGAACGGGATTTCCCTTCCTCAtaccattttcttttgtttcttgagaGACATCAAGAAGTAGCAACGAAAGCAAACCAACCATGGGGCTTCCCCCCTTAAGTCCCGCAGTCTCTTGCTCAGCTCTTTGCATTCTAACAATCGTTTCAGTCTTTTGCTTTGGTTCCACCACCTATGGCTATGGCATTGGCGGGAATGAGACAGACCGACAAGCCTTGCTTGAATTCAAGGCCAAAATAGTCGATGACCCTTCCATGGTTTTGAGTTCATGGAATGACACCACCCACTTCTGCCTGTGGCATGGTGTTACATGTGGTCGACGCCACCAGAGGGTCATGGAATTGGACCTGGGATCTCAGAAACTCGTGGGATCTATATCGCCTTTCATTGGAAATTTGAGCTTTCTAAGGCGTCCATATCTCATAAACAATAGCTTCAGTCATCAAATCCCTCCAGAAATCGGCCGTTTGCATAGATTAGTGTCGCTACAGTTGGCCCATAATTCAGTAGGTGGCAGAATTCCTACAAATTTATCGGGGTGCTCTAACCTCAAGTATTGCAGACTTTATTTTAATCTGCTGACTGGGGAAATTCCTATTGAGGTTGGCTCCTTGTCAAAGCTCATAACGTTTGCTGTCGACCACAACCTACTAACAGGAAGTATCCCTCCATCTCTTGGCAACTTATCGTCACTTAAAAACCTTTATTTACTCGACAATAATATAGGTGGGAGTATTCCTAGTGTTCTAGGCCAACTTATGAACCTTACagctatttctttttcttcgaaTCACTTTTCTGGCACCATCCCTCCATCAATCTTCAATCTCTCTTCTATTACAATTCTTGAGGTGGGAGAAAATCAAATCCAAGGGAGTCTTCCGTGGGACTTGGGGATAACTCTTCCGAATCTCAAAAAATTCTCCGTGGGCAGAAACAAATTTATTGCAGGCTCCATTCCTCCTTCAATATCCAATGCCTCTAATCTGGAACTACTTGATTTTGGAGGGAACAAATTTACCGGAAACATGCCTTCTTTCGAAAAGTTGCATAGGCTTGAATTTTTTGGTACTGGCCAAAACCACCTAGGAAGTGAGGGAGCTGATGACTTGAGTTTTCTTTGCTCTTTGACCAATGCCACTAGCTTAAAGAAGTTGGCTATAAACGACAACAATTTTGGTGGACACTTGCCTGAATGCATAAGTAACTTGTCATCTACTCTAGAAACATTGTTAGTAGATAACAACAACATAGTCGGAACGATTCCGAGTGGGATTGTGAATCTCGTCAACTTAGAGAGACTCCACATGTGGAATAACAGATTTTCAGGTAAAATTCCAGCTAATATTGGAAAGCTTCAGATGTTACTGGAAATGGTTCTATCATATAACAGTCTCTCAGGCAACATTCCATACTCTTTTGGAAATCTAACTCTGTTACTCAAACTATAtttatccaacaataatctGCAGGGAAGCATCCCTTCAAGTTTAGCCAAGAACCAATCTTTGATCACTTTAGATCTTTCTAATAATAATCTCAGTGGTACCATACCCCCGCAGGTCATTGGTCTCTCATCCTTATCAATTCTTCTTGATTTGTCCCGTAACCGTTTCACCGGTCCCCTTCCCATGGAAGTTGGAAATCTGAAAAATCTACGTAGACTAGATATCTCAAAAAACATGTTAACTGGTAAAATTCCAACGAGTCTTGGCAGTTGTATTGTGTTAGTGTTTCTAAACCTGCAAGAAAACTTCTTTGTAGGGATCATTCCATCAAGTTTTAGTTCTTTGAGAGGACTTCAAGAGTTAGATCTTTCTCGAAACAATTTGTCTGGAAAAATTCCACACTTTTTTGTGGGTTTCAAGTTTTTGGATCTTTTGAATTTATCTTACAACAATTTTGACGGTATAGTGCCAACAGAAGGCGTTTTCAAGAACTCAAGTGCAACTTCAGTTGTGGGAAACAGTCAACTATGCGGGGGGATCCCTAAGATGCAATTGCCTAAATGCAACTTTGAAAAGTCCAACAAGACAAAATTGACCTTCACCATAAAATTAATTATCTCCATAGTTTGCGGGCTTctaggagtaatttttgtgctgtcttttttatttgtttgttggttaagaagaaaaagaaaagaaccaaCTTCAAGTTCTTCAGGAAATTTGCTTTTAAATTTGTCGTACCAAAGTCTCCTAAAAGCCACCGATGGGTTTTCCTCTACAAATTTGCTTGGTGTGGGTAGTTTTGGATCCGTCTATAGAGGAGACATTGACGATGGTCAAATGACAATTGCTGTCAAGGTGCTCAACCTTCTGGGTCGTGGAGCTTCCAAAAGTTTTCTTGCCGAGTGTGAGGCCCTGAGATACATTAGGCATCGGAATCTTGTAAAGTTACTCACAGTCTGTTCAGGTGTTGATTATCAGGGTAATGATTTCAAGGCTCTAGTTTATGAATTCATGGTCAATGGTAGCCTTGGAGATTGGTTGCATCCGACTGCTACAGAGGATGAGGTGCACCAGGAGCAGAGGAGTTTGAATCTTTATCAGAGATTGAATATCGCCATTGATGTTGCAAGCGCATTGGAGTATCTCCATTATCATTGCCAAACACCAATCCTGCACTGTGACCTCAAGCCGAGCAATGTTCTTCTGGATGATGAAATGATTGGACATGTCGGAGACTTTGGGTTAGCGAGATTCGCTCCCGAAGCTGACCATAACTCTTCAACCAATCAATCGAGCTCTATTGGTGTAAGAGGAACTATTGGTTATGCGGCTCCAGGTAAACACTCTTTATCATTTCTTAGTTatagtcttttttcttctaagaACATGTCTAAATTTGAACATTTcttcataataaaaaatttcgcattttggtattttattttctggtttCATCACATAGAGAGTATCATAGCATAATTCCTTTCTTAGCATTAGTTATAGTCATATTacaatttatcatatatatatatatatatatatatatatatatatatatatatgttgacttGCAGAGTATGGTATGGGAAATGAGGTGTCCTCCTATGGTGATATATATAGCTTTGGGATCCTCCTATTAGAAATGTTTACTGGAAAAAGACCTACAAATGACATGTTCCAAGGCACTCTAAATCTACATTCCTTCGTCCAAGAAGCTTTGCCTGAACGAGTAGTCGAGATTGCGGATCCAATTCTTTTTCGGGGAATAGAAGAGACAACCATAAACAGTACTGATAATAACAACAACactagaagagaagaagagatagCCATGAACAGTACTGATAATAACAGTAGCATTAGAAGAAGCAGAATCCAAGAGTGTTTGATTTTGACGTTTGGGATTGGAGTTGCTTGTTCTATTGAACAACCAGGAGAACGGATGAGCATGAAAGATGTTGTAACTGAGCTTCATTTGGTCAGAAAGAAGCTTCTTAAAACTACAAGTGGAACCTAACATTAACATACAGGTAATATTGGTAAAttgtttatttcaattttaatgaTGATTATAAGCTCGATCATTGAATTTTGCCGTCTATTTCTTATTTCAATTTTGATGCCAGGGAATGAGAGAATCTTGCTCTTATTAGGTTGaaacattattaaaaattaaaaaaaaactacttataATACACCACGTAAACCGGTGTGATAAATAGATATGAAGAAgagcattactctttaaaagTTTGATTGCATGTTTGATTAAAGAGCGTAGagaaattcttgaaattttgtaTATGTGCACGACTTAAGTAAATTTGGTTAaccagaattttattttttttccaaactacCTCAATATGATGTTTCACAAAGAAATAAtggttgttgaaattttttgagtTATCTTAATACTACGTCTTATTATAATTTCATGTGTTCGTCAAACAAATAGCGCAAGTCAAGCAATATTTTGTAATGAGATGCatatatgttttaattattttgaggttaatttaaattaatgatGTTGGGAATGGTGATGAATTACTCATAATAGACTTTTACTTGTATGCATATataaaagtgtttttaaaatgGTAGTGTAATATGGAAAAAGCTAACTTATTACCGTGTTATGCACACACTTGAAAATTAAGCATACTTCAGTTATCTGATATAGTTGTTGTTCAAGTATAATATATTGTTATACATCATGTTAAAATTCATAATAAGATTAAATCTTATTAATCTTTTTTCAGATAATACAATGGTTCAAGACCTTTGTAATTTGAGACTATGGGGGTTCTTATATATGGTTCAAGCTCACAGGTACTTGGTGAGACGTCTTATTTGTGTTTGATGTACTGGAATTTGGTTTATATTGATGTTTAAACTTTATTATGTCTGGAGACTTTTTATGTGCTTTTAGATATTTGGAGTTGGATTGTAATCGTTTAATTGTGAATTGTTTTATCTCATGGATCGAGTATTGTTAGTTTGATGTAATTAGGATTggtaattttgacacgacctgacAACCCGACACGAATACGATACAAAATTAACGAGTttaggtcataaacgggttaacccgtttatgactTTATGACCCGTGTATTTCGGTCTGACGGGTCTTGTCACGggccgccagacacgattatgttttttatttatttattattattattattttaaaggaaGTGAAATTAGCTGATTAGCCTAGGACGTAGAGATTATAGAAGCATTAATGAACACAGTGCACTGGGCTCAAGGAAATGAAAAAGGATTCAAACTCATTTATATGGAAAGTTGAAATGACAGCCTGACAGGCGTCTAAAACTAGTGTTCTGGTTGTAAAAGTGGGACAAGacaatgagtaatgattcattgctacctttttatacaacttctcaccaccttacctatgtggcaaagtggtcccttagtactttttgagttttaaaaataaaataaagtgggggaccaccttaccacataagcAAAGTGataaaaagttatataaaaaagtaacaaTAAATCATTACTCCAAGAGAAAAGGAATTGCCATTCTTCAATCTTTACTCAATTCTGCTATAAGATCACGGCCaaggaaattttttatttttttctttgaacagCGTGCGACATGCGTGCTTTGTGGAAACTGGAAAGTGAAAATTGAGACTTTACTTACGAAAACGGTCAGCCACTCAACCGTTCATGTGATCGACGACGGTGGCTTTAATGCCAAATTACGGTGGCTCAATTTGTGTACCTTTGACTTTGTCaactctttttaaaattacagagAATTGACCGCATCAAAGAAGCtgaagggcttgtttggtacGAGGGTGTGCAGTGGAAACGACCCCGGGCAGAGAAGTGAAAAcacatcaaataaaaaaaataaaaaaaaacaccctaacatctttttcttttggcgccaccccctcttcttcttcagcgcCTCCCCTTCTTCATCCTCCCGttcgacgctctctctctctgctctccGCTCGCTGCCAACGTCGCTCTGTCATCGTCGGACAAAAGAGAGCGCTCGAGACGAGTGGCATCCTTGGCCCACTGAATCAACTTCTccacttcatcttcttcatcctcagcaGCATCATCATCACAGGAAGATAATAACCTGGGATCCGCAGGAATTCCGTGAGAGCCCTTGAGAGCAACGAATCTGGCAAAGAGCTCATCTTCGTCCACACTAGACGTGGTTGATTTCTGAGAGTTTTGCGGTGGAGATAAAGAATGAGAAGACGAATTAGGGACGACAGAGGGTCGAGATTTGAGGGCTTGGAAACGACTCATTATGCTAAACGAGTTTCACAGGTCGTGTTAGGTGACCTGTGAAAATTGTCATgccgtgtcgtgtctggagctcCAACCCATTAACATAAATGGGTCATGTTTGGATCTATCTTAAATGAGTCACGGATCTTCACTGGTCGACCCGCAGACTCGTTTTCGCAGCCCTAGATGCAATGTGATTGTTATGTGGATATTGGGGACTTTAATTTAGGGGATAGAATTTGTGGCTATTAGTTTGCAAgcttttacttttaaaaaatgtcatagTTTTTATCAATATTTGGATCTACATCAGAGGCGGAGCCAGGAATTTGTCCGAGTAGGGGCAAAAttagaatgataaaataaatcctaaagTATGAAAAAAGCCTTCTCAAACAATGCTAATATTGTTCTTAtcttaataagaaaataattataataaaaaataatagtcaatcaatcacataaatgtaaaataaataatcaaaaatattgttagcataaaaaaatttctaaattcaTGAATACACCACAAGTGgacaatattaaaattattcaaatagtCTACTAGATTAGTCTTTACAGTATATGATTATTCTACAAGGATAGTCTATAtctaattattcaaataaaataaaataaaaattatattcttctaGACTAGCCTATTACTCAATCATTCTAGACTCTCTAATTAGTCAATCTATCAATATCACATATGACAAAGTGAAAGACTTAAGAGTAGGGGTGTGCAGGACCCACgggccccaccccgccccgcaacACATTTCCCCCGCCCCGCAAATTTAGAATGAAAAACGGTTTGATTTTTAATCAAACCGTGCTGGGAGGGGCGGGGTACGGGTTTGGGTTTTTCAAAACCCCAGGGACTCGCCCCGCTGAATAATATACAGcgccacacacccacaccccctctttgttttttcctttactTACTTCCTAGCGCCACACCCCGCACCCATTCACCTCTTCTTCTAAATCTTCCTCACCGTCCTCTTCCTCTTCTGACTTCTCTTCacatcttttcctcttcttATTCTTCAATCTTCGATTCTTCACCTCCGGAT carries:
- the LOC133863371 gene encoding probable LRR receptor-like serine/threonine-protein kinase At3g47570 — protein: MGLPPLSPAVSCSALCILTIVSVFCFGSTTYGYGIGGNETDRQALLEFKAKIVDDPSMVLSSWNDTTHFCLWHGVTCGRRHQRVMELDLGSQKLVGSISPFIGNLSFLRRPYLINNSFSHQIPPEIGRLHRLVSLQLAHNSVGGRIPTNLSGCSNLKYCRLYFNLLTGEIPIEVGSLSKLITFAVDHNLLTGSIPPSLGNLSSLKNLYLLDNNIGGSIPSVLGQLMNLTAISFSSNHFSGTIPPSIFNLSSITILEVGENQIQGSLPWDLGITLPNLKKFSVGRNKFIAGSIPPSISNASNLELLDFGGNKFTGNMPSFEKLHRLEFFGTGQNHLGSEGADDLSFLCSLTNATSLKKLAINDNNFGGHLPECISNLSSTLETLLVDNNNIVGTIPSGIVNLVNLERLHMWNNRFSGKIPANIGKLQMLLEMVLSYNSLSGNIPYSFGNLTLLLKLYLSNNNLQGSIPSSLAKNQSLITLDLSNNNLSGTIPPQVIGLSSLSILLDLSRNRFTGPLPMEVGNLKNLRRLDISKNMLTGKIPTSLGSCIVLVFLNLQENFFVGIIPSSFSSLRGLQELDLSRNNLSGKIPHFFVGFKFLDLLNLSYNNFDGIVPTEGVFKNSSATSVVGNSQLCGGIPKMQLPKCNFEKSNKTKLTFTIKLIISIVCGLLGVIFVLSFLFVCWLRRKRKEPTSSSSGNLLLNLSYQSLLKATDGFSSTNLLGVGSFGSVYRGDIDDGQMTIAVKVLNLLGRGASKSFLAECEALRYIRHRNLVKLLTVCSGVDYQGNDFKALVYEFMVNGSLGDWLHPTATEDEVHQEQRSLNLYQRLNIAIDVASALEYLHYHCQTPILHCDLKPSNVLLDDEMIGHVGDFGLARFAPEADHNSSTNQSSSIGVRGTIGYAAPEYGMGNEVSSYGDIYSFGILLLEMFTGKRPTNDMFQGTLNLHSFVQEALPERVVEIADPILFRGIEETTINSTDNNNNTRREEEIAMNSTDNNSSIRRSRIQECLILTFGIGVACSIEQPGERMSMKDVVTELHLVRKKLLKTTSGT
- the LOC133863372 gene encoding uncharacterized protein LOC133863372 yields the protein MSRFQALKSRPSVVPNSSSHSLSPPQNSQKSTTSSVDEDELFARFVALKGSHGIPADPRLLSSCDDDAAEDEEDEVEKLIQWAKDATRLERSLLSDDDRATLAASGEQRERASNGRMKKGRR